In the Leptolyngbya sp. FACHB-261 genome, TCTTTTTGCAGCAGGCCCCACAGCTCTTCTTTGTATTGAGCCATGCGGTTCTGGATGTACATCTTCTTGCCATCGTCGGTCTTTTGCTCCCGAGAGATAGCGTAATCCAGGCGGAAGTTGCTGTGCTGGTATTGCAAGCGCTCCAGTTCTTCTTTGTAGAGCAGAGTGTCTGTGGTCGGTACACCAAAGAACAGCCAGGCATTGCCCTGGAACTGGTAGTCTTCGTGCTGCTCCTTGAACATGCGCCACAGAAAGGCGCGGAACGGAGCGATGCCTGTGCCCGTGGCGATCATGATGATCGTGGCCTTGGGGTCGGAGGGGGGCAGGAAGGTGGTGCCTACGGGACCCGTGATTTGCACCGCATCACCGTGCTGAAGATTGCACAGGAAGTTGGAGCAAACGCCATAGACCATTTCTCCACTTTCGGGATTCTTGTACTCTAGGCGCTTGACGCTCAGAGAGATGGTCTTGTCGTCACCGTCATCGCCGTGGCGAGTCGAAGCAATCGAATAAAGACGGAGCTTGTGGGGTTTACCCTTGGCATCGGTGCCAGGGGGAACAATACCGATACTCTGACCCTCTAGGTAGCGCAGGTCGCCGCCGGAGATGTCAAACTTCAGGTGGCGAGTGTCGCCAGGGGCATGCTCACCCACGATCTTCTGGTTGAGCAGGCACCGTCCAACGAAGGGGGCGTTGGGACGATAAATATTTACGGGAATATCGCTTTTAGACTTCTCTTTCGCCTGAGCCATTAGATTCGTCGCTATTGGGTTGCGGTTATCGGAGCCCACTTATGCTAGCAAGCACATCTATGGGAAACTGTCAATCACGATGCGGTTCACGGATTGTAATCAACAGTACCACAAGTATAGAACGGGAGTTTCGCGCCGTCTCGCTCTTTAGAACCGTCCTTAGATGTGTCCTTTAGATCCCTCCTTTAGCTTGCGTCGGTCGCCGAATTTGTCAACGGAGCCTTGAAGGGGACTAAGGCTTCTGGTAGTATTTACGGTAACAATTAGTATTAAATACCTAGCTGTAGCTGTATGCTCAGGGGATAGGTATAGCTGGTCCTAAGACAGAGGTCCGGCTACTAAGGCTACTAAATAGCGATTCGATGAGTGGATTCACTCGAAGAGCATCCCCAGACTGGGGAAACAGCTTCTGACCCTGGCACGGTCAGCTAGTCACACAGAACATGGTAAACGCACAGTCGAGGGAAAAGTTTATGACCACTAAGCCGGACCGCGTAGTGTTGATCGGAGTCGCAGGGGACTCTGGCTGCGGTAAATCCACTTTCCTGCGCCGCCTGACCGACC is a window encoding:
- a CDS encoding FAD-binding oxidoreductase, yielding MAQAKEKSKSDIPVNIYRPNAPFVGRCLLNQKIVGEHAPGDTRHLKFDISGGDLRYLEGQSIGIVPPGTDAKGKPHKLRLYSIASTRHGDDGDDKTISLSVKRLEYKNPESGEMVYGVCSNFLCNLQHGDAVQITGPVGTTFLPPSDPKATIIMIATGTGIAPFRAFLWRMFKEQHEDYQFQGNAWLFFGVPTTDTLLYKEELERLQYQHSNFRLDYAISREQKTDDGKKMYIQNRMAQYKEELWGLLQKDNTYTYICGLRGMEDGIDEAMTSVCSKAGVEWSDFQKDLKKADRWHVETY